DNA sequence from the Bradyrhizobium sp. CIAT3101 genome:
AATGCCGCCGGGCCGGCAGACATAGATCATCTCGCGCAGGACATGAGGGCGGTCGCTCTCCAGCATCACCATCTGCTTTGCACGGTCGAGCAGGGTATCGGGCAGGGAGGCCATCACATGCGCTTCCATGCCAACGCAATCGATGCATTTTTCCGGACCCTTGCCGTCCGTCAGTTCCTTCAGCCGCTCCAGCACGCTTTCAGTCTCGAAATTGATGGTGGTGGCGCCCGCGGCCTCAGCCATGCTGAGCCGCTCGGGCAGGCAATCGATCGCGATGACCTGATTGGCGCCGAGCAGCATCGCGCTGCGGATCGCCATCTGCCCGACCGGGCCGCAGCCCCAGATCGCCACTCTGTCGGTCGGCACGATGTCGCATTGCACGGCGGCTTGCCAGCCGGTCGGAAAGATGTCGCTGAGAAACAGCAGCTGCTCGTCGGGAATGCCCGCGGGAACTTTGATGTGCGTGGCATCGGCAAAGGGCACGCGAAGATACTCGGCCTGACCGCCGGGATAGCCGCCGGTGAGATGGGTGTAGCCGAACAGTCCGGCGGTCGCATGCCCGAACACCTTGTCGGCGAGATGCCGCTTGCGGTTGGTGGTTTCGCAGACCGAGAAATTGCCGCGCTTGCACTGGTCGCATTCGCCGCAGATGATGGTGAAAGGCACGACGATGCGGTCGCCCTTCTTCAGCTTGCCGTCCATTCCGGAGCCGACCTCGACCACTTCGCCCATGGTCTCGTGGCCCATGATGTCGCCGGGCAGCATGCCCGGGATGTAGTTGTGGAAGAGGTGGAGGTCCGAGCCGCAGATCGCGCAACTGGTGACCTTGATGATGGCGTCGCGCGGTTCCTGGATCTCCGGATCGGTGACGGTGTCGCAGCGGATGTCTTCCTTGCCGTGCCAGACCAGCGCCTTCATCGTCCGTCCTCCGCCTGAAATTACGGGCATCTAAGTCCAGGACGGAACGATGGTTGCTATTGCTGTCGCGAATCTTCGCGGGCCACGCGGATAGGAACGAGCAGGCGGCCGGACGATTGGGCGTGATCAACGCCAGCCCCCAAGGATACACTCATGTCCGCCCAAAAATTCGCCGTCGTGACCGGCGCCTCCACTGGAATCGGCTTGGAACTCGCAAAGTGCTGCGCGGAGGACGGCTTTGATCTGCTTATCGCCGCGAACGAGCCTGCGGTCGAAGCCGCGGCCGCGGATCTGCGCAGGCGCGGCGGCAGCGTCCAGGCGGTCGAGGCCGATCTCGCCACGACGGAAGGCGTCGACAAGCTCTATGCGGCAGTCGGCGACCGGCCGATCGACGCATTGTTGGCGAATGCCGGCGTCGGTCTCGGCAATGCGTTTCTCGATCAGGATTTCGGGCGGATCAGGCGCGTGGTCGATACCAATATCACCGGCACGCTCTATCTCATCCATCGCGCCGGCAACGAGATGCTCCGGCGCAATTCGGGGCGCATCCTCATCACTGGGTCAATTGCCGGCTTCCTGCCCGGCAGCTTCCAGGCCGTCTATAATGGCACCAAGGCGTTTCTCGATTCCCTCTCCTTCGCGCTGCGCGAGGAGCTGCGCGACAGCGGAGTCACCGTCACTTGTCTGATGCCCGGTGCAACCGAGACTGAATTCTTCCGTCGCGCAGATATGATGGATACCAAGGTCGGCACCGATGAAAAGGATGATGCGCATGAGGTCGCAAAAGCCGGCTTCGAGGCGATGCTCCGCGGCGAGTCCGACATCGTCACCGGCATGAAGAACAAGCTCCAGACGACGGTCGCCAACGTCACACCGAACGAGGTGCTGGCAAGGCAGCACCGCAAGATGGCCGAGCCGGGCACGGCGAAGCAGTAGCAAAGGTTGAGGTGGCGCGTGCGGTAGGAAGGCTGCACGCGCCGGGAACAGGTTAGACGTCAGCGCGTACCGATGCGTTGATGTCGTGGGCAGAAACCGGAAAAATGCGCCACGTCCGTCGTTCCCTGTTGTGTCCGGTTGTCACCCGGCGGTGCCGGGGTCAACGCCCTCCGGCGCGCGTGGTTCAATGCTCGCCACAATCTCCTGCGTTTCGGAACGATAGGCGCCGAGGAACCCCCTGGTGGTCGTTCGGGTTGGCCCGTTCAAACGAACCGGACGAGGAGCAGCATGACGGAACCGGACGTTCGCAAAGGGATGCCGCCGGTCAAGCTGTCCCGTGAAGAATTCGAGCACCGCTACAGGCGTCAGTTCGTCGATCCTGCCTTTGCGCCGCTCCAGCGCGAACTCGATGCCATCATCGGAGCGGCCTGGGAGGCCTACAGCCATTCGCGTAAATCCCCGGTGACACGCAAGGCAGGCGAGGGCTTTGCCGATCCCGACTATGCTTTATCCGTGGATTGGATCGCCGCGCGCGCGGCTATCCTTGAGGCGCAGCGGCAGCACGACAACGCCGACGGGACACCGCGCATTCTCGTCATCAACGGCTCGGCCCGTAGCGAGCACACCTGTCCTGGCGAGATGTCCAAGACCTGGCGCATGGTTGAGCTCGCCGAGCCAGTCCTCACGGACATGGGCTTTGCTGTCGATATCCTGGATCTATCTCGCCTGACATCCGAGTTCGGCAAAAACATCCACCCTTGCAAATCCTGCGTCTCCACCGCAATGCCGCTCTGCCACTGGCCGTGCAGTTGCTACCCGAATTATTCCCTGGGCCAGACCAGCGACTGGATGAACGAGATCTACCCGCTCTGGGTCGCGGCCCACGGCATTCTGATCGTGACGCCGGTGAATTGGTATCACGTGCCTGGCGGCCTCAAGGCGATGATGGATCGGCTGGTTTGCGCCGATGGCGGCAACCCCGATCCGACATCAACGCACGGCAAGAAGGCCGTCGAGGCCAAGGCGCTGGAGTTGAAGGGCTGGCCCTATCCGCGACATCTTTCCGGCCGCCATTTCGGCCTCATCGTTCACGGCGACAGCGTCGGCGCCGAGGGCGCGCGCCGAACCCTGTCCGACTGGCTGACCGACATGCACCTCATCTCGGCCGGCCGCTTCGGTGAGATGGACGGCTATGTTGGCTACATGGCGCAATATGCGACCTCCCACCAGGCACTGAACGAAGATCGTGCGTTTCGCCAGGAGGTGCTGAATACAGCCATGGCGCTGGGCCGGTCGGTGCAGCTCGCCCGCAATGGGCGATTCGAGGACCCCGGCGCGGGACTCTCCGATCCGGCTCCGAAATGATCGAGGATGTCGGTGGGTGACCAACACGGTGGAAGGATCGTCGAAGACCATCGTTTACGCCGCGCTCGCCGGCAACCTTCTCGTTGCGGTGACCAAGATCGGAGCTGCGATCTGGACCGGAAGCTCCGCGATGATGAGCGAGGCGGTGCACTCCGTAGTCGACACCACCAATGAGGTGCTGCTGCTCTACGGCTACCATCGGGCGAGCCGCCCGCCCGATGAATCCCATCCGCTCGGTTATGGGCGCGAATTGTATTTCTGGAGCTTCATCGTCGCTCTGTTGATTTTCTCGCTTGGCGCGGGCGTCTCGCTCTATCAAGGGGTGATCCACGTCATGGCGCCGGAGCCGATCCAGGATCCGATGGTCAGCTTCGTCGTGCTCGGCCTGTCGTTTGTGTTCGAGGGGGTCTCATGGCTGTTTGCCTTTCGCCATTTCCGGTCGGAGCACGCGCGGCTTGGCTGGTACGAAACCTTCGTCCGCAGCAAGGATCCTCCCGCCTTCATGGTCTTGCTCGAGGACAGCGCCGCGCTGGTCGGTATCGTCATTGCGGCCGCAGCAACCGCTGTGGCGGCGCTGTTCGCCCAGCCGGTCTGGGACGGCATCGGTTCGATCCTGATCGGCATTCTGCTGGGGATCACGTCGATCGGGCTCGCCAGGGAGAGCAAGAGCCTGCTGATCGGCGAGCCGGCTCATACCGAGTTGTCGCGATCCATCCTCGATATCGCGCGACACTCTCCCGGCGTGCTCAAGGCCAATGGGCTTTTGACGGTGCAGATGTCGCCGGCCGAAGTGGTCGCGGCGCTGAGCGTCGAGTTCGCGGACGACAAGCGCGCCGACGACATCGAGCAATGCGTGGTCGCGATCGAGACCGAGATCCGCAGACAGCATCCGATCGTGGCGGCGCTGTTCATTAAGCCGCAGACCAGCGCGCGATTTCACGCCGCTCGTGCGAGGCGCTGGGGCACGGGGGCCTGAAACAGCTTCGCCACGGCGAGGAACCAAGGAAGCAGCGTCCTTTTAGTTGGAGGGCAAGCGGCGGCCCCCACGAGCAATGGGAGTGGCTGCCTGAAGGAGCAGCGCATGCTGGAAGAAAAACTCAAGGAAGCCATCCTCGACGAGCTTACGCACCAGGCGGCTAATAGGCCGCAAGCGCTGAAGTCGAGGGCTCCACGGAAGAGTTGATCGTCAACGGAAAGGTCGATTTGGCCGACCTTGTTATGGTGATCGCGGGCTCGGTTGCCGGCGGGCCGTAGCTAAAGAAGCGACTTCAGCTTCAGTGCATCGGCAGGAGCCGCACTCTTCTGGTCGTTGTCGAAATAGACATAGACATCGCAGCCTTGCCGCTTCCAAGATTTGATCCGCCGCGCCCATTGCGCCAACGCCGGCCGGGTATAATGACCCCGATAGCGTCCGCCCGGACCATGGCCGCGCACATAGACGAAATCTGCCGTTCGTTTCCACGGCGCCGGCGCGTCGTGATGATCGGAGAGGCAGAGCGAGATGTTTTCGTCGGCCAACATCCGCAGGACGCGGGGTTGATACCAGCTCGGGTGACGAAACTCGAAACTGTAGCGCCGCTTCTTCGACAGCAGTTTGAAGAAGGAGGCGAGCCGGTCAACGTTCACCTCGAATTGAGGGGGCAGTTGAAATAGAACTGGTCCCATCTTGCCCCGCAAGAAGGCGACACGATGTTCGAGCAGTTCGAGGCTGTTTTCGCTGGTTTCGGACAGACGTTTCCAATGGGTGATGAACCTCGACGCCTTCCAGGCGAAGATGAAGTTTTCGCCGGTCTGTTGCCGCCATGCCTTCACGGCTTCCGGGGTCGGCGTGCGATAGAACACCCCGTTCAATTCGGTGCTGTCAAATTGGCCGGCGTAGTAGTGCAGCTGCTCCTTCAGCGGCAAGCCTTCCGGAAAGAAGGGACCGCGCCAGGAGTCGTAGTGCCAGCCGGAAGTACCGATCAGGACGCGTGCCATGTCTGCAGGCCGTTGTTGCTCGCGGGACGTTGAAGCAATCGCTCGAGCAAAGAACGCCAATGCACTGAAGACGTTGCTCGGTTTGTCCGAAAGGATGTTCGCGGCGGTGTCCGAAATGTGCTCGAATTAACCTATGTTCCTGCACGTCTTTTCCAGTCGGAGCAAAATCGCTCCATCAGAAGTTGGAGTGTCCGATGGGATTGAGACGCAGGCGGCTTAAACACACGCTCTCTCTCGAAGATCCGCTCGTGAAATTCGCGAGGGAGATGCGGGATCGGGCCAAGAAACAGCCGCCGGGGCAAGCACGGAACGAGTTCCTGAAGCGCGCTTACAATGCCGACCAGGCCGCCGATCTCGATCGGCAGCTTCGCGAAAAGCATTAGGAAGGATGAGGAACGAGCCGAGGTGAGCAGGATGGCTTTACATCC
Encoded proteins:
- a CDS encoding flavodoxin family protein — its product is MTEPDVRKGMPPVKLSREEFEHRYRRQFVDPAFAPLQRELDAIIGAAWEAYSHSRKSPVTRKAGEGFADPDYALSVDWIAARAAILEAQRQHDNADGTPRILVINGSARSEHTCPGEMSKTWRMVELAEPVLTDMGFAVDILDLSRLTSEFGKNIHPCKSCVSTAMPLCHWPCSCYPNYSLGQTSDWMNEIYPLWVAAHGILIVTPVNWYHVPGGLKAMMDRLVCADGGNPDPTSTHGKKAVEAKALELKGWPYPRHLSGRHFGLIVHGDSVGAEGARRTLSDWLTDMHLISAGRFGEMDGYVGYMAQYATSHQALNEDRAFRQEVLNTAMALGRSVQLARNGRFEDPGAGLSDPAPK
- a CDS encoding SDR family NAD(P)-dependent oxidoreductase, with the translated sequence MSAQKFAVVTGASTGIGLELAKCCAEDGFDLLIAANEPAVEAAAADLRRRGGSVQAVEADLATTEGVDKLYAAVGDRPIDALLANAGVGLGNAFLDQDFGRIRRVVDTNITGTLYLIHRAGNEMLRRNSGRILITGSIAGFLPGSFQAVYNGTKAFLDSLSFALREELRDSGVTVTCLMPGATETEFFRRADMMDTKVGTDEKDDAHEVAKAGFEAMLRGESDIVTGMKNKLQTTVANVTPNEVLARQHRKMAEPGTAKQ
- a CDS encoding DUF72 domain-containing protein; translated protein: MARVLIGTSGWHYDSWRGPFFPEGLPLKEQLHYYAGQFDSTELNGVFYRTPTPEAVKAWRQQTGENFIFAWKASRFITHWKRLSETSENSLELLEHRVAFLRGKMGPVLFQLPPQFEVNVDRLASFFKLLSKKRRYSFEFRHPSWYQPRVLRMLADENISLCLSDHHDAPAPWKRTADFVYVRGHGPGGRYRGHYTRPALAQWARRIKSWKRQGCDVYVYFDNDQKSAAPADALKLKSLL
- a CDS encoding cation diffusion facilitator family transporter, with product MTNTVEGSSKTIVYAALAGNLLVAVTKIGAAIWTGSSAMMSEAVHSVVDTTNEVLLLYGYHRASRPPDESHPLGYGRELYFWSFIVALLIFSLGAGVSLYQGVIHVMAPEPIQDPMVSFVVLGLSFVFEGVSWLFAFRHFRSEHARLGWYETFVRSKDPPAFMVLLEDSAALVGIVIAAAATAVAALFAQPVWDGIGSILIGILLGITSIGLARESKSLLIGEPAHTELSRSILDIARHSPGVLKANGLLTVQMSPAEVVAALSVEFADDKRADDIEQCVVAIETEIRRQHPIVAALFIKPQTSARFHAARARRWGTGA
- a CDS encoding zinc-dependent alcohol dehydrogenase, which translates into the protein MKALVWHGKEDIRCDTVTDPEIQEPRDAIIKVTSCAICGSDLHLFHNYIPGMLPGDIMGHETMGEVVEVGSGMDGKLKKGDRIVVPFTIICGECDQCKRGNFSVCETTNRKRHLADKVFGHATAGLFGYTHLTGGYPGGQAEYLRVPFADATHIKVPAGIPDEQLLFLSDIFPTGWQAAVQCDIVPTDRVAIWGCGPVGQMAIRSAMLLGANQVIAIDCLPERLSMAEAAGATTINFETESVLERLKELTDGKGPEKCIDCVGMEAHVMASLPDTLLDRAKQMVMLESDRPHVLREMIYVCRPGGILSVPGVYSGFSDMLPMGAFMNKGLTMRTGQTHVNRWTDDLLHRIEQGEIDPSFVITHTVPLEQGPEMYQVFRDKRDSCVKVVLKP